The following proteins are co-located in the Urocitellus parryii isolate mUroPar1 chromosome 15, mUroPar1.hap1, whole genome shotgun sequence genome:
- the Ndrg4 gene encoding protein NDRG4 isoform X3 — protein sequence MPECWDGEHDIETPYGLLHVVIRGSPKGNRPAILTYHDVGLNHKLCFNTFFNFEDMQEITKHFVVCHVDAPGQQVGASQFPQGYQFPSMEQLAAMLPSVVQHFGFKYVIGIGVGAGAYVLAKFALIFPDLVEGLVLMNIDPNGKGWIDWAATKLSGLTSTLPDTVLSHLFSQEELVNNTELVQSYRQQIGNVVNQANLQLFWNMYNSRRDLDINRPGTVPNAKTLRCPVMLVVGDNAPAEDGVVECNSKLDPTTTTFLKMADSGGLPQVTQPGKLTEAFKYFLQGMGYMPSASMTRLARSRTASLTSASSVDGSRPQACTHSESSEGLGQVNHTMEVSC from the exons ATGCCGGAGTGCTGGGATGGG GAACATGACATTGAGACGCCCTATGGCCTTCTGCACGTGGTGATCCGGGGCTCCCCCAAAGGGAACCGCCCGGCCATCCTCACCTATCATGATGTTGGCCTCAACC ACAAGCTGTGCTTCAACACCTTCTTCAACTTTGAGGACATGCAGGAGATCACCAAGCACTTTGTGGTATGCCACGTGGATGCCCCCGGACAGCAGGTGGGGGCGTCGCAGTTTCCTCAGGG GTACCAGTTCCCCTCCATGGAGCAGCTGGCCGCCATGCTCCCCAGTGTGGTGCAGCACTTTGG GTTCAAGTATGTGATTGGCATTGGCGTGGGAGCCGGAGCCTACGTGCTGGCCAAGTTTGCA CTCATTTTCCCAGACCTCGTGGAGGGGCTGGTGCTCATGAACATTGACCCCAATGGCAAAGGCTGGATCGACTGGGCTGCCACCAAG CTCTCTGGCCTGACCAGCACTTTACCAGACACGGTGCTCTCCCACCTCTTCAGCCAG GAGGAGCTTGTGAACAACACCGAGCTGGTGCAGAGCTACCGGCAGCAGATCGGGAACGTGGTGAACCAAGCCAACCTGCAGCTCTTCTGGAACATGTACAACAG CCGCAGAGACCTAGACATTAACCGGCCTGGGACGGTGCCCAATGCCAAGACGCTCCG CTGCCCCGTGATGCTGGTAGTCGGGGATAACGCACCTGCTGAGGATGGGGTG GTGGAGTGCAACTCCAAACTGGACCCAACCACCACCACCTTCCTGAAG ATGGCAGATTCTGGAGGGCTCCCACAAGTCACACAG CCAGGGAAGCTGACTGAGGCCTTCAAATACTTCCTGCAAGGCATGGGCTACA TGCCCTCGGCCAGCATGACCCGTCTCGCACGCTCTCGCACCGCATCTCTCACCAGTGCCAGCTCAGTGGATGGCAGCCGCCCACAGGCCTGCACCCACTCAGAGAGCAGTGAGGGGCTGGGCCAGGTCAACCACACCATGGAGGTATCCTGCTGA
- the Setd6 gene encoding N-lysine methyltransferase SETD6 isoform X3, with protein MATRTKRPRVAQPGGGGEPDSDPVAGFLSWCGRVGLELSPKVAVSRQGTVAGYGMVARESVLPGELLFAVPRAALLSPHTCSIRDLLERERDALQSQSGWVPLLLALLHELQAPASLWSPYFALWPELDRLEHPMFWPEEERQRLLQGTGVPEAVEKDLANIRSEFYSIVLPFMEAHPDLFGPSVRSLELYHQLVALVMAYSFQEPLEEEEDEKEPNSPLMVPAADILNHLANHNANLEYSADYLRMVATRPIPKGQEIFNTYGQMANWQLIHMYGFVEPYPDNTDDTADIQMVTVREAAVRGTKGEAERLQLYERWDFLCKLEMVGEEGAFVIGREEVLTEEELAATLKVLCMPAEEFREFKDRDGWGEDEWEEDRLTVTNIPKLKASWRQLLRDSVLLTLQTYATDLKTEEDVLSNKEAYAKLSWREKQALQVRYGQKMILHQLLELTS; from the exons ATGGCGACCCGGACCAAGCGCCCGCGG GTGGCGCAACCGGGGGGCGGTGGCGAGCCGGACTCCGACCCTGTGGCTGGCTTCCTGAGCTGGTGCGGGCGGGTAGGGCTGGAGCTGAGCCCCAAG GTGGCGGTGAGCCGGCAGGGCACTGTGGCCGGTTACGGCATGGTGGCTCGTGAAAGCGTGCTGCCCGGGGAGCTGCTATTCGCGGTGCCGCGGGCAGCGCTCTTGTCGCCACACACCTGCTCGATCCGGGACTTGCTGGAACGAG AGCGAGACGCGTTGCAGAGCCAGTCGGGCTGGGTGCCGCTGCTGCTGGCGCTGCTCCATGAGCTGCAGGCCCCAGCCTCGCTGTGGAGCCCCTACTTTGCGCTGTGGCCCGAGCTGGACCGCTTGGAGCATCCCATGTTTTG GCCAGAAGAGGAGCGCCAGCGCCTGCTACAAGGCACAGGTGTCCCGGAGGCAGTGGAGAAGGATTTGGCCAACATTCGCAGCGAATTCTATTCCATCGTGCTTCCCTTCATGGAAGCCCATCCGGATCTCTTTGGCCCCAGTGTTCGCTCCCTGGAACTCTACCACCAGCTAGTGGCCCTTGTGATGGCCTACAG CTTTCAAGAACcactggaggaagaggaagatgaaaaGGAGCCGAATTCCCCTTTGATGGTGCCTGCTGCAGACATACTAAACCACTTAGCCAATCACAATGCCAATCTAGAATACTCTGCA GATTATCTTCGGATGGTGGCTACCCGGCCCATTCCTAAAGGCCAGGAGATTTTCAACACTTATGGACAAATGGCTAATTGGCAACTTATTCACATGTATGGTTTTGTTGAACCATATCCTGACAACACGGATGACACAGCGGACATTCAAATGGTGACTGTCCGTGAAGCTGCAGTACGGG GAACAAAAGGTGAAGCTGAAAGGCTCCAACTATATGAGCGCTGGGATTTCTTATGCAAACTGGAGATGGTAGGGGAAGAGGGTGCATTTGTGATTGGTCGTGAGGAGGTGCTAACTGAGGAGGAACTGGCCGCCACACTCAAG GTCCTGTGCATGCCTGCTGAGGAGTTCAGAGAGTTTAAAGACCGAGATGGATGGGGAGAAGATGAATGGGAAGAGGACAGACTAACAGTCACAAATATCCCCAAGCTCAAAGCATCATGGAGACAGCTTCTACGAGACAGTGTTCTTTTGACTCTGCAGACCTATGCCACAGACTTAAAAACTGAGGAGGATGTACTCAGTAATAAGGAGGCCTATGCAAAACTCAGCTGGAGGGAAAAGCAGGCCTTACAGGTTAGGTATGGTCAGAAGATGATCTTACATCAGTTATTGGAACTGACAAGTTAG
- the Setd6 gene encoding N-lysine methyltransferase SETD6 isoform X4, whose product MATRTKRPRVAVSRQGTVAGYGMVARESVLPGELLFAVPRAALLSPHTCSIRDLLERERDALQSQSGWVPLLLALLHELQAPASLWSPYFALWPELDRLEHPMFWPEEERQRLLQGTGVPEAVEKDLANIRSEFYSIVLPFMEAHPDLFGPSVRSLELYHQLVALVMAYSFQEPLEEEEDEKEPNSPLMVPAADILNHLANHNANLEYSADYLRMVATRPIPKGQEIFNTYGQMANWQLIHMYGFVEPYPDNTDDTADIQMVTVREAAVRGTKGEAERLQLYERWDFLCKLEMVGEEGAFVIGREEVLTEEELAATLKVLCMPAEEFREFKDRDGWGEDEWEEDRLTVTNIPKLKASWRQLLRDSVLLTLQTYATDLKTEEDVLSNKEAYAKLSWREKQALQVRYGQKMILHQLLELTS is encoded by the exons ATGGCGACCCGGACCAAGCGCCCGCGG GTGGCGGTGAGCCGGCAGGGCACTGTGGCCGGTTACGGCATGGTGGCTCGTGAAAGCGTGCTGCCCGGGGAGCTGCTATTCGCGGTGCCGCGGGCAGCGCTCTTGTCGCCACACACCTGCTCGATCCGGGACTTGCTGGAACGAG AGCGAGACGCGTTGCAGAGCCAGTCGGGCTGGGTGCCGCTGCTGCTGGCGCTGCTCCATGAGCTGCAGGCCCCAGCCTCGCTGTGGAGCCCCTACTTTGCGCTGTGGCCCGAGCTGGACCGCTTGGAGCATCCCATGTTTTG GCCAGAAGAGGAGCGCCAGCGCCTGCTACAAGGCACAGGTGTCCCGGAGGCAGTGGAGAAGGATTTGGCCAACATTCGCAGCGAATTCTATTCCATCGTGCTTCCCTTCATGGAAGCCCATCCGGATCTCTTTGGCCCCAGTGTTCGCTCCCTGGAACTCTACCACCAGCTAGTGGCCCTTGTGATGGCCTACAG CTTTCAAGAACcactggaggaagaggaagatgaaaaGGAGCCGAATTCCCCTTTGATGGTGCCTGCTGCAGACATACTAAACCACTTAGCCAATCACAATGCCAATCTAGAATACTCTGCA GATTATCTTCGGATGGTGGCTACCCGGCCCATTCCTAAAGGCCAGGAGATTTTCAACACTTATGGACAAATGGCTAATTGGCAACTTATTCACATGTATGGTTTTGTTGAACCATATCCTGACAACACGGATGACACAGCGGACATTCAAATGGTGACTGTCCGTGAAGCTGCAGTACGGG GAACAAAAGGTGAAGCTGAAAGGCTCCAACTATATGAGCGCTGGGATTTCTTATGCAAACTGGAGATGGTAGGGGAAGAGGGTGCATTTGTGATTGGTCGTGAGGAGGTGCTAACTGAGGAGGAACTGGCCGCCACACTCAAG GTCCTGTGCATGCCTGCTGAGGAGTTCAGAGAGTTTAAAGACCGAGATGGATGGGGAGAAGATGAATGGGAAGAGGACAGACTAACAGTCACAAATATCCCCAAGCTCAAAGCATCATGGAGACAGCTTCTACGAGACAGTGTTCTTTTGACTCTGCAGACCTATGCCACAGACTTAAAAACTGAGGAGGATGTACTCAGTAATAAGGAGGCCTATGCAAAACTCAGCTGGAGGGAAAAGCAGGCCTTACAGGTTAGGTATGGTCAGAAGATGATCTTACATCAGTTATTGGAACTGACAAGTTAG
- the Setd6 gene encoding N-lysine methyltransferase SETD6 isoform X2 has protein sequence MATRTKRPRVSGGWPAPGPSLCPALRHPARATAPPAAGPVPLFRVPSPKQSASPARARRHPRGLPGAGPRHSAQLSQVAQPGGGGEPDSDPVAGFLSWCGRVGLELSPKVAVSRQGTVAGYGMVARESVLPGELLFAVPRAALLSPHTCSIRDLLERERDALQSQSGWVPLLLALLHELQAPASLWSPYFALWPELDRLEHPMFWPEEERQRLLQGTGVPEAVEKDLANIRSEFYSIVLPFMEAHPDLFGPSVRSLELYHQLVALVMAYSFQEPLEEEEDEKEPNSPLMDYLRMVATRPIPKGQEIFNTYGQMANWQLIHMYGFVEPYPDNTDDTADIQMVTVREAAVRGTKGEAERLQLYERWDFLCKLEMVGEEGAFVIGREEVLTEEELAATLKVLCMPAEEFREFKDRDGWGEDEWEEDRLTVTNIPKLKASWRQLLRDSVLLTLQTYATDLKTEEDVLSNKEAYAKLSWREKQALQVRYGQKMILHQLLELTS, from the exons ATGGCGACCCGGACCAAGCGCCCGCGGGTGAGTGGCGGGTGGCCGGCACCCGGCCCATCGCTCTGCCCCGCCCTGAGGCATCCGGCGCGCGCCACTGCGCCCCCAGCCGCAGGTCCGGTTCCCCTCTTCCGCGTTCCCTCCCCCAAGCAAAGCGCGTCTCCCGCGCGCGCGCGCCGCCATCCCCGCGGGCTCCCCGGGGCGGGGCCTCGTCACTCGGCTCAGTTATCTCAGGTGGCGCAACCGGGGGGCGGTGGCGAGCCGGACTCCGACCCTGTGGCTGGCTTCCTGAGCTGGTGCGGGCGGGTAGGGCTGGAGCTGAGCCCCAAG GTGGCGGTGAGCCGGCAGGGCACTGTGGCCGGTTACGGCATGGTGGCTCGTGAAAGCGTGCTGCCCGGGGAGCTGCTATTCGCGGTGCCGCGGGCAGCGCTCTTGTCGCCACACACCTGCTCGATCCGGGACTTGCTGGAACGAG AGCGAGACGCGTTGCAGAGCCAGTCGGGCTGGGTGCCGCTGCTGCTGGCGCTGCTCCATGAGCTGCAGGCCCCAGCCTCGCTGTGGAGCCCCTACTTTGCGCTGTGGCCCGAGCTGGACCGCTTGGAGCATCCCATGTTTTG GCCAGAAGAGGAGCGCCAGCGCCTGCTACAAGGCACAGGTGTCCCGGAGGCAGTGGAGAAGGATTTGGCCAACATTCGCAGCGAATTCTATTCCATCGTGCTTCCCTTCATGGAAGCCCATCCGGATCTCTTTGGCCCCAGTGTTCGCTCCCTGGAACTCTACCACCAGCTAGTGGCCCTTGTGATGGCCTACAG CTTTCAAGAACcactggaggaagaggaagatgaaaaGGAGCCGAATTCCCCTTTGATG GATTATCTTCGGATGGTGGCTACCCGGCCCATTCCTAAAGGCCAGGAGATTTTCAACACTTATGGACAAATGGCTAATTGGCAACTTATTCACATGTATGGTTTTGTTGAACCATATCCTGACAACACGGATGACACAGCGGACATTCAAATGGTGACTGTCCGTGAAGCTGCAGTACGGG GAACAAAAGGTGAAGCTGAAAGGCTCCAACTATATGAGCGCTGGGATTTCTTATGCAAACTGGAGATGGTAGGGGAAGAGGGTGCATTTGTGATTGGTCGTGAGGAGGTGCTAACTGAGGAGGAACTGGCCGCCACACTCAAG GTCCTGTGCATGCCTGCTGAGGAGTTCAGAGAGTTTAAAGACCGAGATGGATGGGGAGAAGATGAATGGGAAGAGGACAGACTAACAGTCACAAATATCCCCAAGCTCAAAGCATCATGGAGACAGCTTCTACGAGACAGTGTTCTTTTGACTCTGCAGACCTATGCCACAGACTTAAAAACTGAGGAGGATGTACTCAGTAATAAGGAGGCCTATGCAAAACTCAGCTGGAGGGAAAAGCAGGCCTTACAGGTTAGGTATGGTCAGAAGATGATCTTACATCAGTTATTGGAACTGACAAGTTAG
- the Setd6 gene encoding N-lysine methyltransferase SETD6 isoform X1: MATRTKRPRVSGGWPAPGPSLCPALRHPARATAPPAAGPVPLFRVPSPKQSASPARARRHPRGLPGAGPRHSAQLSQVAQPGGGGEPDSDPVAGFLSWCGRVGLELSPKVAVSRQGTVAGYGMVARESVLPGELLFAVPRAALLSPHTCSIRDLLERERDALQSQSGWVPLLLALLHELQAPASLWSPYFALWPELDRLEHPMFWPEEERQRLLQGTGVPEAVEKDLANIRSEFYSIVLPFMEAHPDLFGPSVRSLELYHQLVALVMAYSFQEPLEEEEDEKEPNSPLMVPAADILNHLANHNANLEYSADYLRMVATRPIPKGQEIFNTYGQMANWQLIHMYGFVEPYPDNTDDTADIQMVTVREAAVRGTKGEAERLQLYERWDFLCKLEMVGEEGAFVIGREEVLTEEELAATLKVLCMPAEEFREFKDRDGWGEDEWEEDRLTVTNIPKLKASWRQLLRDSVLLTLQTYATDLKTEEDVLSNKEAYAKLSWREKQALQVRYGQKMILHQLLELTS, from the exons ATGGCGACCCGGACCAAGCGCCCGCGGGTGAGTGGCGGGTGGCCGGCACCCGGCCCATCGCTCTGCCCCGCCCTGAGGCATCCGGCGCGCGCCACTGCGCCCCCAGCCGCAGGTCCGGTTCCCCTCTTCCGCGTTCCCTCCCCCAAGCAAAGCGCGTCTCCCGCGCGCGCGCGCCGCCATCCCCGCGGGCTCCCCGGGGCGGGGCCTCGTCACTCGGCTCAGTTATCTCAGGTGGCGCAACCGGGGGGCGGTGGCGAGCCGGACTCCGACCCTGTGGCTGGCTTCCTGAGCTGGTGCGGGCGGGTAGGGCTGGAGCTGAGCCCCAAG GTGGCGGTGAGCCGGCAGGGCACTGTGGCCGGTTACGGCATGGTGGCTCGTGAAAGCGTGCTGCCCGGGGAGCTGCTATTCGCGGTGCCGCGGGCAGCGCTCTTGTCGCCACACACCTGCTCGATCCGGGACTTGCTGGAACGAG AGCGAGACGCGTTGCAGAGCCAGTCGGGCTGGGTGCCGCTGCTGCTGGCGCTGCTCCATGAGCTGCAGGCCCCAGCCTCGCTGTGGAGCCCCTACTTTGCGCTGTGGCCCGAGCTGGACCGCTTGGAGCATCCCATGTTTTG GCCAGAAGAGGAGCGCCAGCGCCTGCTACAAGGCACAGGTGTCCCGGAGGCAGTGGAGAAGGATTTGGCCAACATTCGCAGCGAATTCTATTCCATCGTGCTTCCCTTCATGGAAGCCCATCCGGATCTCTTTGGCCCCAGTGTTCGCTCCCTGGAACTCTACCACCAGCTAGTGGCCCTTGTGATGGCCTACAG CTTTCAAGAACcactggaggaagaggaagatgaaaaGGAGCCGAATTCCCCTTTGATGGTGCCTGCTGCAGACATACTAAACCACTTAGCCAATCACAATGCCAATCTAGAATACTCTGCA GATTATCTTCGGATGGTGGCTACCCGGCCCATTCCTAAAGGCCAGGAGATTTTCAACACTTATGGACAAATGGCTAATTGGCAACTTATTCACATGTATGGTTTTGTTGAACCATATCCTGACAACACGGATGACACAGCGGACATTCAAATGGTGACTGTCCGTGAAGCTGCAGTACGGG GAACAAAAGGTGAAGCTGAAAGGCTCCAACTATATGAGCGCTGGGATTTCTTATGCAAACTGGAGATGGTAGGGGAAGAGGGTGCATTTGTGATTGGTCGTGAGGAGGTGCTAACTGAGGAGGAACTGGCCGCCACACTCAAG GTCCTGTGCATGCCTGCTGAGGAGTTCAGAGAGTTTAAAGACCGAGATGGATGGGGAGAAGATGAATGGGAAGAGGACAGACTAACAGTCACAAATATCCCCAAGCTCAAAGCATCATGGAGACAGCTTCTACGAGACAGTGTTCTTTTGACTCTGCAGACCTATGCCACAGACTTAAAAACTGAGGAGGATGTACTCAGTAATAAGGAGGCCTATGCAAAACTCAGCTGGAGGGAAAAGCAGGCCTTACAGGTTAGGTATGGTCAGAAGATGATCTTACATCAGTTATTGGAACTGACAAGTTAG